From a single Eleginops maclovinus isolate JMC-PN-2008 ecotype Puerto Natales chromosome 18, JC_Emac_rtc_rv5, whole genome shotgun sequence genomic region:
- the bloc1s3 gene encoding biogenesis of lysosome-related organelles complex 1 subunit 3: MSSSYQIVVQGEASETDSDDEVYITSMTAPQTATVGAKVPGEASETDSEGEEEQPGRSSSLSQESTQILRRDLPPLIVVRDNPDIQSIVEDRPSPTHRPQGDTLLQQKLQESNSRLYSDVGQTLRHGYGSASREVQSATSQLNTSQSAIINASHSIRLILDDLKAVSEKIDIITSCQILPDININNQNNYTTPIS, encoded by the exons ATGTCCAGCAGTTACCAGATAGTGGTACAGGGCGAGGCCTCTGAGACAGACTCCGATGATGAAGTCTACATCACCTCCATGACTGCTCCCCAAACTGCCACCGTGGGAGCAAAG GTTCCTGGGGAGGCATCTGAAACAGACagtgagggtgaggaggagcagCCGGGCAGATCCTCCTCTCTGAGCCAGGAGAGCACTCAGATCCTCAGGAGAGACCTCCCTCCTCTTATCGTAGTTAGAGACAATCCTGATATTCAGTCGATAGTGGAAGACAGGCCCAGTCCCACACACAGGCCACAAG gTGACACCCTCTTACAACAAAAGCTGCAGGAATCTAACAGCCGGCTGTATTCTGATGTGGGACAGACACTACGACATGGCTATGGCAGTGCCAGTAGAGAG GTGCAAAGTGCAACCTCTCAGCTGAATACTTCGCAGAGCGCCATCATCAATGCCTCCCACAGCATCAGATTAATCCTGGATGACCTAAAGGCGGTGTCCGAGAAGATTGACATCATTACCAGCTGTCAAATACTGCCAGATATTAATATCAACAATCAAAACAATTATACTACTCCTATAtcttaa
- the trappc6bl gene encoding trafficking protein particle complex subunit 6B, like, translating to MADESLFDFLHMEIVSHIYKEQQSSKGEMDNKDRAVCVSVLESMGFRVGQGLIERLTRDSPSFKDELDVMKFVCKEFWTKVFRRQVDNLRTNHQGTYVLQDNKFSLLTQLSSGKQYLDQAPKYLAFSCGVVRGALSNLGMDSVVTAEVSVMPSCKFQVVVQKL from the exons ATGGCAGACGAGTCTTTGTTTGACTTTCTCCATATGGAGATCGTCTCACATATTTACAAGGAGCAGCAATCCAGTAAAGGGGAGATGGATAACAAG GATAgagctgtctgtgtttctgttctcGAAAGTATGGGCTTCAGGGTGGGACAGGGACTCATTGAGAG GTTGACCAGGGACTCCCCCAGCTTCAAGGATGAGTTGGATGTAATGAAGTTTGTCTGTAAGGAATTCTGGACAAAGGTGTTCAGGAGGCAGGTTGACAACCTCAGAACAAACCATCAG GGTACCTATGTCCTGCAGGACAACAAGTTTTCTTTGCTAACTCAGCTCTCAAGCGGAAAACAGTACCTGGATCAGGCTCCTAAG taCCTTGCCTTTTCGTGTGGTGTGGTGAGAGGAGCTCTTTCTAACCTTGGTATGGACAGCGTGGTCACAGCCGAAGTCTCTGTTATGCCATCTT gtAAGTTCCAAGTGGTGGTCCAGAAGTTGTGA
- the zgc:114130 gene encoding mRNA decay activator protein ZFP36L1 encodes MPSFPLNQFADLEEMMCKQLLNLDLREHNGLLPSLSQAMRSPGCIGQPRSNLSFSLSSLSCLPTDSSDSVFLNSSQWGQQSESPLPTQTADTNQWGKPSFLAQRSISMVETGSTLAAGLGWPGTDMMHSPSDISPPALNTSSSSSTSSVSSSSARYKTELCRSFNESGLCKYGGKCQFAHGLDELRDLNRHPKYKTEPCRTFHTIGFCPYGMRCHFVHNNEEEIKHSLSRSSSCSSSSSSSIPQQPPGSFCSHRPPLVRHSFSFAGFPSTPQPAFQPTINAQPPPATASFTHAPSASPPSCADITDLLSHAFLEMDSAFEASPVQQLQPPMVQAPAADPQSPFLPSPDSGCSPCGLSPNASPTLRQSPSATEVFPGPLGARSLSYTSLSDQDQDGSSSVSSLSGSEPCGGIIDANGRRLAVFSQLSVPEDATGFSI; translated from the coding sequence caattactCAATCTGGACTTGAGGGAGCATAACGGACTACTACCATCCCTCAGTCAGGCCATGAGATCCCCAGGATGCATTGGGCAGCCACGGAGCAACTTATCATTTTCCCTGTCGTCTCTCTCCTGCCTTCCCACTGATTCTTCAGACAGTGTATTTCTGAACTCCAGCCAATGGGGGCAGCAGTCAGAAAGTCCTCTGCCCACCCAGACCGCCGATACCAACCAATGGGGAAAGCCCAGCTTCCTTGCCCAACGATCCATCAGCATGGTAGAGACCGGCAGCACCCTAGCGGCAGGTCTAGGCTGGCCCGGGACTGACATGATGCACTCCCCAAGTGACATCAGCCCCCCTGCACTGAacaccagctcctcctcttccacctcatcggtttcctcttcctcagcacGCTATAAGACCGAACTGTGTCGGTCTTTCAATGAGAGCGGCTTGTGCAAGTACGGTGGGAAGTGCCAGTTTGCTCACGGGCTAGATGAGCTGCGTGATCTTAACAGACATCCAAAATACAAAACTGAGCCGTGCCGCACGTTTCACACTATTGGCTTCTGCCCCTATGGAATGCGCTGCCACTTTGTCCATAACAATGAGGAAGAAATTAAACACTCCTTGTCTCGTTCCTCCTCGtgttcttcatcctcctcctcaagCATTCCCCAGCAGCCACCTGGCTCCTTCTGCTCGCACAGGCCTCCTCTTGTCAGACATAGCTTCAGCTTTGCTGGGTTTCCCTCTACCCCCCAGCCAGCTTTTCAGCCTACCATTAATGCTCAACCTCCTCCTGCCACAGCTTCCTTCACACATGCTCCATCGGCCTCGCCTCCTTCCTGCGCTGACATTACTGACCTCCTTTCTCATGCCTTCCTGGAGATGGACTCTGCCTTTGAGGCCTCCCCTGTCCAACAGTTACAACCCCCCATGGTCCAGGCCCCTGCAGCAGATCCTCAGTCTCCATTCCTGCCTTCCCCAGACTCCGGCTGTTCTCCATGTGGGCTGTCTCCGAATGCCTCCCCTACCCTGAGGCAGAGTCCAAGTGCTACAGAGGTGTTTCCGGGGCCACTGGGTGCCCGAAGTCTGTCCTATACCTCGCTGTCGGACCAGGACCAGGATGGGAGCAGCTCTGTCAGCTCGCTCAGTGGCTCTGAACCCTGCGGTGGCATTATTGATGCTAATGGCAGACGACTAGCAGTGTTCAGTCAGCTCTCCGTTCCAGAGGATGCTACTGGATTCAGCATTTAG